A single genomic interval of Helianthus annuus cultivar XRQ/B chromosome 6, HanXRQr2.0-SUNRISE, whole genome shotgun sequence harbors:
- the LOC110865575 gene encoding nuclear pore complex protein NUP43, which translates to MEPDPQTLTQFHILPQPTYVDSLRFLPPLSAFDRHIAVASFNSDTSTPTLTLNSITPPTPTTPPTLTPQSSFTPSSRITSLKTTQTPQQNPLIAASTATGSVHILFPNPVDGSFESEVSVPDNVLHLGRITCLDLLESGLECVSVGEDGRVNVISVGDSGLDYRRVVDGKGLVSYSAVRWASPMEFATGGLGNCVQWWDLRRGGAPVSQFKGNWGQGATSGIIHSIDIHPSRKHTCLAGGSNGNVFAWDLRRPQQPIVLSGVDNGETATCISESDVWEVQYDTFMSASDHAKLSSIGVLPAMICSEDGMLAVIKQGEEPIELLAENCAINCFDIDRHNPSDVICGLEWESIALLTRA; encoded by the exons ATGGAACCAGACCCCCAAACCCTAACCCAATTCCACATCCTCCCACAACCCACCTACGTCGACTCCCTCCGCTTCCTCCCCCCTCTCTCCGCCTTCGACCGCCACATCGCCGTCGCCTCCTTCAACTCCGACACCTCCACACCCACCCTCACCCTCAACTCCATAACCCCACCAACCCCCACAACCCCACCAACCCTAACCCCGCAATCCTCCTTCACACCCTCCTCCCGAATCACCTCCTTAAAAACCACCCAAACCCCCCAACAAAACCCTCTAATCGCCGCCTCAACCGCTACAGGATCCGTACACATTCTGTTCCCGAACCCTGTTGATGGGTCGTTTGAGTCTGAGGTTTCGGTGCCGGATAATGTTTTGCATTTGGGGAGAATAACGTGTTTGGATTTGTTGGAAAGTGGGTTGGAGTGTGTGAGTGTTGGGGAGGATGGGAGGGTGAATGTGATTAGTGTTGGTGATTCGGGTTTGGATTATCGGAGGGTGGTTGATGGGAAAGGCTTGGTTTCGTATAGTGCGGTCAGGTGGGCGTCCCCGATGGAGTTTGCTACGGGTGGGTTGGGGAATTGTGTTCAGTGGTGGGATTTGAGGAGGGGTGGCGCGCCCGTTTCGCAGTTTAAGGGGAATTG GGGTCAAGGAGCTACTTCCGGGATTATCCATTCTATTGATATCCATCCATCACGAAAGCACACCTGTTTG GCAGGAGGCTCGAATGGTAATGTATTTGCATGGGATCTTAGGAGGCCACAACAGCCAATAGTTCTTTCAGGAGTGGATAATGGTGAGACAGCAACATGTATATCTGAAAGTGACGTGTGGGAGGTTCAATACGACACCTTTATGAGTGCTTCGGATCATGCTAAACTATCATCCATAGGAGTCTTGCCTGCTATGATTTGCTCAGAAGATGGGATGCTTGCTGTCATTAAACAAG GTGAAGAGCCTATTGAATTACTGGCTGAAAATTGTGCCATTAATTGCTTTGACATTGATCGACACAACCCCTCG GATGTGATATGCGGTTTGGAATGGGAATCCATTGCTTTGTTGACGCGGGCATAG